The genomic segment AAAAGGTCACCACCGATCTCATCTGTCTTCTCTACAAATGTGCCGTCACCTCTGCTGATGAACACCTGTTTTCGCTGAGCGTGAGTATAGTCGGGATTAAAAATCTCAATGTTGTCGATAACGTGTCCATTCACCACAAAGATATCGAGCCAACCGTCCAAATCAATATCAACAAATTTAGTGCCGAAACCGAGGACCTCAAGGCTCGGCTGACCCAATCCGGCGGCAAACGTCACATCTGTCAGAAATCCGTTCTGGTCATTTCTGTAAAGTGTATTGGACTCACCGCTGAAATTGGTGACAAACAGGTCGAACCAGCCATCGCGGTTGTAATCACCAAAGTCAACCCCCATTCCTGCCTCCGCCTGCCCATTTTCATTAAAACCGACGCCGGCAAAAAGGGCATCTTCCATGAAGGTCCCGGAACCGTCATTAATAAATAGATAGTTCATCACCTTATCATTTGCTACATAAACATCCATGTCACCATCGTTATCGAAATCAGCCGGAACCACCCCTAGACCCTTACCTTCAGCTTTGGAGATATTTGAGACTGCGGATATGTCCGAGAATGTCCCGTCCCCATTGTTGTGATAGAAGACATCGGGAACCCCTCTGAATACATCAGGATCACAATAAGCTCGCTGACTGCTCCTCTGATCACCACACCACGGATTTTTTTCGAGTGAATATTCCACGTAATTACTCACATAAATGTCCAGAAAGCCATCGTTGTCAGCATCGAAAAAGGCGGCGCTGGCGGACCAGGCAGGGTTAGAAATACCGGCCGCATAAGACGCATCGGCAAATGTGCCATCTCCCTCATTCCTGTACAGAATATCTGGTCCAAAGTTTGAGACATATAGGTCGGTATCTCCATCGTTGTCATAATCGGCAGCGGCACAGCCGATACCATAGGAAGTGTCCCCCAGACCAGATTCTCCCGTAACATCTGTGAATTCGTCACCGTCATTGCGAAAAAGCTGATTCCGAAGTGTGGTCTCTTTCTTCCATCCCGGTAGCGGCGCACCTTGCAGGAAAAAAACATCCAGGTCACCATCATTATCATAGTCCAGAAGGGCACATCCAGAGCCCATGGTCTCCACATAGAATTTCTGATCCGTGCCGCCATGATCATGCACAAAGTTCAATCCCATCTCCGCAGCCATGTCCTTGAATGAAAGGTTTTGTGCCGATATAGTGCCAAGCAACACAAAAAGGGACACAATTCTTTTCTCTCTCTTATGG from the Candidatus Neomarinimicrobiota bacterium genome contains:
- a CDS encoding CRTAC1 family protein — its product is MGSGCALLDYDNDGDLDVFFLQGAPLPGWKKETTLRNQLFRNDGDEFTDVTGESGLGDTSYGIGCAAADYDNDGDTDLYVSNFGPDILYRNEGDGTFADASYAAGISNPAWSASAAFFDADNDGFLDIYVSNYVEYSLEKNPWCGDQRSSQRAYCDPDVFRGVPDVFYHNNGDGTFSDISAVSNISKAEGKGLGVVPADFDNDGDMDVYVANDKVMNYLFINDGSGTFMEDALFAGVGFNENGQAEAGMGVDFGDYNRDGWFDLFVTNFSGESNTLYRNDQNGFLTDVTFAAGLGQPSLEVLGFGTKFVDIDLDGWLDIFVVNGHVIDNIEIFNPDYTHAQRKQVFISRGDGTFVEKTDEIGGDLLVPTVSRGAAFGDIDNDGDTDVVISNNGGQASLFINEGIPRNNWIGLQLEGRLYNRDAIGARVTVKSVGGTQIATVNPAASYLSSNDKRLLFGLGGDKKVEEITIKWPGGGVDRIEDVEVNRYYHVQPGGKISAIQP